A genomic stretch from Capricornis sumatraensis isolate serow.1 chromosome 4, serow.2, whole genome shotgun sequence includes:
- the SYCP3 gene encoding synaptonemal complex protein 3 has translation MVPSGRKHSGKSAKPSVGDQAIRAYEFEQEDKKDLSGSEEDAIEEKTSTLEKHGKKRTSAVVEDMGGEVQNMLERFGADINKSLLAKRKRLEMYTKASLKTSNQKLENVWKIQQEQRQKLNQEYSQQFLTLFQQWDMDMQKAEEQEEKLANLFRQQQKVFQQSRIVQSQRLKTIRQLYEQFIKSMEDLEKNHENLLTGAQNELKKEMALLQKKIMMETQQQEMASVRKSLQSMLF, from the exons atggtgccttctggaagaaaacattcCGGGAAGTCTGCGAAACCATCCGTGGGGGATCAGGCTATAAGAGcctatgaatttgagcaagaagACAAAAAAGATCTGAGTGGTTCAGAGGAGGATGCCATTGAAG AGAAGACCTCAACACTTGAGAAACATGGGAAGAAAAGGACTTCTGCAGTAGTTGAAGATATGGG GGGTGAAGTACAGAATATGCTGGAAAGATTTGGAG cTGATATTAACAAGTCTCTTCTTGCCAAGAGAAAGAGACTAGAAATGTATACCAAGGCTTCTCTCAAAACCAGTAACCAGAAACTTGAAAATGTTTGGAAAATCCAACAAGAGCAAAG GCAAAAGCTTAACCAAGAATATTCTCAGCAGTTTCTGACTTTGTTCCAGCAGTGGGATATGGATATGCAGAAAGCTGAGGAACAAGAAGAAAAACTTGCT AATCTGTTTCGACAGCAACAAAAGGTTTTCCAACAATCTAGAATTGTTCAGAGCCAGAGACTGAAAACAATTAGACAGTTGTATGAGCAGTTCATAAAG AGTATGGAGGACTTGGAGAAGAATCATGAAAATCTACTTACTGGCGCacaaaatgaacttaaaaaagaaatggctttgttgcaaaaaaaaattatgatggaAACT cagcagcaagagatggcaagtgtCCGAAAGTCTCTTCAATCCATGTTATTCTGA